In one Lolium rigidum isolate FL_2022 chromosome 3, APGP_CSIRO_Lrig_0.1, whole genome shotgun sequence genomic region, the following are encoded:
- the LOC124703679 gene encoding protein DETOXIFICATION 12-like: MYPSCEAPLLLTKEHDEKGRWWREAAEESGRLVAVALPMIFVALLQFMMQLIATAMVGHLGEVELAGAAMANSLSIVTGFSIIAGLACALETICGQAYGAEQYDELSLYTYRSIIVLFLVSVPIGILWLFIPEVLALIGQDPQIANEAGKFALWLIPGLFAFSLSQCFTKFLQCQSLVFPMVLSSLITISVFIPLCWLMVYKVGMGSSGAALSVTICDWVEAIVLCLYIKYSPSCEKTRAPISSEAFRSFGSVMRLGVPSTLMLCLEWWSLELIVLLCGILPNPALETSVLSICISGLLLLNNIPFGLGAAASVRVSNELGAGNPKGARLAVGVALSFIACSAVLVSTTLLALRHFIGIAFSKEEEVISYVTRMVPLLSISVITDSFQGVLSGVARGGGWQHLGAYVNLGAFYLVGLPVALFFGFAMQLRGMGFVFGMIAGGATQVILLSVITATTDWEKMAEEAKERVFAERLPKP, from the exons ATGTACCCTTCCTGTGAGGCGCCGCTTCTGCTCACCAAGGAACACGATGAGAAGGGGCGATGGTGGAGGGAAGCCGCGGAGGAGTCCGGCCGGTTGGTGGCTGTGGCACTGCCCATGATCTTCGTGGCGCTGCTGCAGTTCATGATGCAGCTCATCGCGACTGCCATGGTGGGGCACCTCGGCGAGGTCGAGCTCGCTGGTGCGGCCATGGCCAACTCCCTCAGCATAGTCACCGGCTTCAGCATCATC GCAGGACTGGCATGTGCTCTGGAAACTATTTGTGGGCAGGCCTATGGAGCAGAACAGTATGATGAGTTGTCCTTATACACCTACAGGTCCATCATTGTACTCTTTCTTGTGAGCGTGCCCATCGGTATTCTATGGCTTTTCATTCCCGAAGTGCTTGCTCTCATAGGCCAGGATCCACAAATAGCAAATGAAGCTGGAAAATTTGCATTATGGCTTATCCCTGGTTTATTTGCCTTCAGTCTTTCTCAGTGCTTTACGAAGTTTCTGCAGTGCCAAAGCTTGGTCTTTCCTATGGTTCTTAGTTCCTTGATCACAATCTCCGTATTTATTCCTTTGTGTTGGTTAATGGTTTATAAAGTTGGCATGGGTTCTTCTGGAGCTGCTTTATCCGTCACAATCTGCGATTGGGTTGAAGCGATTGTTCTCTGTCTTTACATTAAGTATTCACCTTCTTGTGAGAAAACACGAGCTCCAATCTCGTCTGAAGCTTTTAGATCGTTCGGCAGTGTGATGCGTTTGGGTGTACCGTCCACCCTTATGCTTTG CCTTGAGTGGTGGTCTTTAGAGCTGATTGTTCTGCTTTGTGGGATCTTACCAAATCCAGCACTTGAAACTTCTGTGCTTTCTATATG CATATCTGGGCTACTACTGTTGAAcaatatccctttcggtcttggaGCAGCTGCAAG TGTGCGTGTGTCAAATGAACTAGGTGCTGGCAACCCAAAAGGGGCTCGGTTGGCGGTAGGTGTTGCATTGTCTTTTATAGCATGCTCAGCGGTCTTGGTGAGCACAACACTTCTAGCACTGCGCCACTTCATTGGAATTGCATTCAGCAAAGAGGAGGAGGTTATAAGCTATGTCACCCGAATGGTACCCTTGCTCTCCATTTCAGTTATTACAGACAGCTTCCAGGGAGTCCTTTCAG GTGTTGCTCGGGGCGGTGGATGGCAGCATTTAGGGGCTTATGTTAACCTGGGCGCCTTCTATCTTGTCGGATTGCCCGTCGCTCTCTTTTTTGGTTTTGCAATGCAACTAAGAGGGATGGGGTTTGTGTTTGGCATGATAGCTGGTGGAGCCACGCAGGTCATTCTCCTATCTGTGATTACTGCTACTACTGATTGGGAAAAGATG